Proteins encoded in a region of the Paenibacillus sp. E222 genome:
- a CDS encoding ABC transporter ATP-binding protein, with protein MILSIEELSISSRDRTIVDRVSLAVREGEFMALVGQSGSGKSLLSQAIGRLLPPNLHASGRVMFEGSNLLERKPKEMRALRGSRISYIFQDYQGAFTPFRSIGGHFDEYQKVHGEKSSAIRKKRAEEALESVGLGAELLRRYPFQLSGGQLQRASIATSLMLSPRLLIADEATTALDSVSGHRVLELLASKQAETGCAILFITHDWRHVRRYANRLAVMKEGQIVESGGKHRILDHPQHEYTRQLIEAAPVLSRSLNSGLKEAGTE; from the coding sequence GTGATTCTCTCCATTGAGGAACTGAGCATCTCCAGCCGGGATCGCACTATTGTAGATCGAGTCTCTCTGGCTGTTCGCGAAGGTGAATTCATGGCACTCGTTGGACAGAGCGGTAGCGGCAAAAGCTTGCTCTCGCAAGCCATTGGTCGTCTGCTACCGCCCAACCTGCATGCGTCGGGGCGAGTCATGTTCGAGGGCAGCAATCTGCTCGAACGGAAGCCAAAGGAGATGCGAGCCCTGCGGGGAAGCCGCATCTCCTATATTTTTCAAGACTATCAGGGAGCATTTACGCCATTTCGCAGTATTGGTGGGCACTTTGATGAATATCAGAAGGTTCATGGGGAGAAGTCTTCTGCCATCCGTAAGAAACGGGCGGAGGAAGCATTGGAATCGGTTGGCCTTGGCGCTGAATTGCTGCGCCGCTATCCGTTCCAGTTGAGCGGTGGACAGCTTCAGCGGGCTTCTATTGCCACATCGCTGATGCTCTCCCCTCGTCTGCTAATCGCAGACGAGGCAACGACGGCGCTGGACAGTGTATCCGGGCATCGCGTGTTGGAGTTGCTGGCGAGTAAGCAAGCGGAGACGGGCTGTGCCATTCTGTTTATCACGCATGACTGGCGGCATGTACGTCGCTATGCCAACCGTTTGGCTGTCATGAAAGAAGGACAGATCGTCGAATCTGGCGGGAAGCATCGCATTCTCGACCATCCCCAGCATGAATATACGCGTCAGCTGATCGAGGCGGCTCCCGTCCTGAGCCGCTCGCTGAATTCGGGATTGAAGGAGGCAGGAACGGAATGA
- a CDS encoding ABC transporter ATP-binding protein, which translates to MKTTANDERRGLVQSEESGVPVLHVEHLSRTYAGADRPAVNDISFTLNRGECLGLVGESGCGKSTLARCLLRIEDADTGSITLGGQDIARLSGGRLRPHRRKVQIVFQNPMAALNPKLKIADSLIDPYEQLGRNAELSHFTYTSKDAYVQKLLEAVELPSDLAGRYPHELSGGQRQRVTIARAIGIEPDVVVLDEPTASLDVISQGAVLQLLTDLRTSLGLSYVFISHDLAAVHRMSQRIIVMREGRIVDRFGADALFAEERHPYTKELISIF; encoded by the coding sequence ATGAAGACAACCGCAAATGATGAACGCCGTGGACTCGTGCAGTCCGAAGAATCCGGCGTGCCCGTGCTTCACGTGGAACACCTCAGCCGAACGTATGCAGGTGCAGACCGACCGGCTGTGAATGATATTTCCTTCACCCTGAACCGCGGCGAATGTCTTGGCCTGGTTGGAGAGAGCGGCTGTGGCAAGAGTACGCTCGCCCGCTGCCTGCTGAGAATCGAAGATGCAGATACAGGCTCGATTACACTGGGCGGACAGGATATCGCGCGGCTGAGCGGCGGAAGGTTGCGACCTCATCGGCGGAAGGTTCAGATTGTATTCCAGAACCCGATGGCTGCCCTGAATCCGAAGCTCAAGATTGCCGATTCGCTAATCGATCCGTACGAACAACTTGGACGGAACGCCGAGCTGTCCCACTTTACCTACACGTCGAAGGATGCTTACGTCCAAAAGCTGCTTGAAGCTGTCGAGCTGCCAAGCGATTTGGCTGGAAGATATCCGCACGAGTTAAGTGGTGGACAGCGTCAGCGCGTCACGATCGCACGTGCCATTGGGATTGAACCAGACGTTGTCGTGCTGGATGAACCGACGGCCAGCCTGGACGTAATCTCGCAAGGTGCAGTTTTGCAGTTGCTCACCGATCTGCGGACATCGCTTGGTCTGTCATACGTGTTCATCTCGCATGATCTGGCTGCGGTACATCGTATGAGCCAGCGCATCATCGTCATGCGGGAAGGTCGGATCGTTGACCGCTTTGGCGCAGATGCGTTGTTCGCTGAAGAACGCCATCCGTATACGAAGGAACTGATTTCGATCTTCTGA
- a CDS encoding malate:quinone oxidoreductase, with protein sequence MSQGQTSTDVILIGAGIMSATLGTLLKQLAPDWNIKVFEKLASAGEESSNEWNNAGTGHSALCELNYTVERPDGSVDISKAIKVNEHFQISRQFWSYLVKSNLIRNPRDFIMPLPHLSYVHGEQNVQFLKRRFEALSKHPLFVGMEFSDDKKKLAEWIPLMMKNRTGNEPIAATKIDSGTDVNFGALTRMLMEHLKSQNVDIHYQHSVKNMKRTSNGSWELTVKDLGSGAVKRHTAKFVFIGAGGGSLHLLQKSGIPEGKHIGGFPVSGIFMVCKNPKVVEQHHAKVYGKASVGAPPMSVPHLDTRFIENQKSLLFGPFAGFSPKFLKTGSNADLITSVKLHNLLTMLAAGVKEISLTKYLIQQLMLSKEQRMAELRDFVPDAKSEDWDMVLAGQRVQVIKDTAQGGKGTLQFGTEVVTAADGSIAALLGASPGASTAVHVMLEILQKCFPQHMDAWEPKIKEMVPSYGESLVDNLSLLNQVHASTARVLGLTAEKSVVRM encoded by the coding sequence ATGAGCCAGGGACAAACGAGTACAGATGTTATCTTGATTGGTGCCGGAATTATGAGTGCAACTTTGGGAACTTTGCTTAAACAATTGGCACCAGACTGGAATATTAAGGTTTTTGAGAAGCTCGCCAGTGCGGGGGAGGAAAGCTCCAACGAATGGAATAATGCCGGAACCGGGCATTCAGCATTGTGCGAACTTAACTATACCGTTGAACGACCAGACGGATCCGTAGATATTAGCAAAGCGATTAAGGTGAATGAGCATTTTCAAATCTCAAGGCAATTTTGGTCCTATCTCGTCAAAAGCAATCTGATTCGTAATCCGCGGGACTTCATTATGCCGCTCCCTCATTTAAGTTATGTGCATGGAGAGCAGAATGTCCAGTTTCTAAAAAGACGCTTTGAAGCGTTATCGAAACATCCGTTATTTGTTGGCATGGAATTCTCGGATGATAAGAAAAAACTGGCGGAATGGATTCCGCTGATGATGAAAAACCGCACGGGCAATGAACCGATTGCAGCCACCAAAATTGACTCCGGTACGGACGTTAACTTTGGTGCTTTAACGCGTATGCTAATGGAACACTTAAAGAGCCAAAACGTGGATATCCACTACCAACATAGCGTGAAAAATATGAAACGCACCAGCAATGGATCTTGGGAATTAACAGTGAAAGATCTAGGCAGTGGTGCAGTCAAACGCCATACGGCGAAATTTGTATTTATCGGTGCGGGTGGCGGCAGCTTGCATTTGCTGCAAAAATCCGGCATTCCTGAAGGCAAACATATCGGCGGCTTCCCGGTTAGCGGCATCTTTATGGTGTGCAAAAATCCGAAAGTCGTGGAACAGCATCATGCCAAAGTATATGGAAAAGCTTCGGTCGGTGCTCCGCCAATGTCTGTTCCGCATTTGGACACCCGATTTATTGAAAATCAGAAGTCGCTGCTATTCGGACCGTTTGCCGGATTCTCACCAAAATTCTTAAAAACGGGCTCCAATGCCGATCTAATTACGTCCGTGAAGCTGCACAACTTGCTCACGATGCTCGCGGCAGGTGTCAAAGAAATCTCACTAACCAAATACCTGATCCAACAACTCATGTTATCCAAAGAACAACGCATGGCCGAATTGCGTGACTTTGTTCCGGATGCGAAGAGCGAGGATTGGGATATGGTACTGGCGGGCCAGCGTGTGCAGGTGATTAAGGATACGGCTCAAGGCGGCAAAGGAACGCTTCAATTCGGCACAGAGGTAGTCACGGCGGCGGATGGCTCGATTGCGGCACTGCTCGGAGCTTCACCGGGGGCTTCAACTGCGGTTCACGTGATGCTGGAGATCCTCCAAAAGTGCTTCCCGCAGCACATGGATGCCTGGGAACCGAAGATCAAGGAAATGGTTCCTTCGTATGGCGAATCACTGGTTGACAATCTTAGTCTACTGAACCAGGTACATGCTTCAACCGCTCGGGTGCTTGGGCTGACGGCTGAGAAATCAGTCGTTCGGATGTAA
- a CDS encoding TerD family protein, whose protein sequence is MNNTIYLRRANKLMIEQEQGENQLPKVYLATALKNIETLGYTFSDELMQAVRMLSKESFEALVAQVVADLRTMVGAHVDYKPMYPGFPAQVMEEDEVELYLNAILHYLTWVYPNHESVERVPLLDKINLKVIGLGNKADFQTLMRQLIEAKGSISETDKADIDTVLEHAEPDEVDALLPAEIPFKENVGFVVASLLTYEKANIDRIGPYFRTATDVLRLAVAWSDGDVSLALASPFRKFKRRERRLLLGLLEQCGSITEDMLRYKERWIRLGEILHPSEYKLRYPRCEEAFDILRNNKPFTTFNGSVELAFQYQNVWSLIELLKQRPGEFARRLDHLLRSTTDKEYVLLAFGEILEHVSTPVLLQVKQHFARRNEPQDLRVFFPKGNVAKAFAIPNQLPEMDDDTCRAVVQMCEQALVQRFAALPSLGKTYVDPQLQDYLVPFSQRSASKALHTIVRGSRVPMAEGDTIRFFNWWKEGTVNGQATGRVDIDLSAVMYDENWNYVEHISYTNLRSSKYRAAHSGDIVTAPHGASEFIDLHIPSIVDYGGRYVVASLLSFTSHPYCDLPECFVGWMMRKKPGSGEIFEPSTVANKIDITADTQIAIPVIMDLVDRTVIWTDLALTRHPDYYNNVEGNQKGMVLMGKALTTLRKPDLYDLFMLHAKARGELVDTKEQADTIYAVDEGVTPYDIEQIMAEYLA, encoded by the coding sequence ATGAACAATACCATCTATTTGCGAAGAGCGAACAAACTCATGATCGAGCAAGAACAAGGGGAGAATCAGCTGCCGAAGGTTTATTTGGCGACTGCCCTTAAAAATATAGAAACACTTGGATACACCTTCTCGGATGAGTTGATGCAAGCCGTGCGAATGTTATCCAAGGAATCATTTGAAGCATTGGTGGCCCAGGTTGTGGCTGATCTGAGAACCATGGTCGGCGCGCATGTGGACTACAAACCGATGTACCCTGGATTCCCGGCGCAGGTGATGGAGGAAGATGAGGTGGAGCTTTACCTGAATGCCATCCTTCATTATCTGACCTGGGTATATCCGAATCATGAATCCGTGGAAAGAGTACCTTTGCTGGATAAAATAAATCTAAAAGTCATTGGCCTTGGCAACAAAGCAGACTTTCAGACGCTCATGCGCCAACTGATCGAAGCCAAGGGCTCCATCTCGGAGACAGACAAAGCAGATATCGATACGGTGCTTGAACATGCGGAACCGGATGAAGTAGATGCGCTGCTGCCAGCCGAGATTCCTTTCAAGGAAAATGTGGGGTTCGTGGTAGCTTCGTTATTAACGTATGAAAAAGCCAATATCGACCGAATCGGCCCGTATTTCAGAACGGCAACGGATGTCCTTCGTCTTGCTGTGGCCTGGTCGGATGGCGATGTCAGCCTGGCTCTGGCTTCGCCTTTCCGTAAATTCAAGCGGCGGGAGAGACGCCTGCTGCTTGGTCTTCTGGAGCAGTGCGGTTCGATTACAGAAGATATGCTCCGTTACAAGGAGCGCTGGATTCGTCTGGGCGAAATTCTGCATCCATCTGAATATAAGCTGCGGTACCCGCGATGCGAGGAAGCTTTTGATATTTTGCGTAATAACAAGCCGTTTACGACCTTTAACGGGAGTGTGGAGCTTGCCTTCCAATACCAGAATGTATGGAGTTTGATTGAGCTGTTGAAGCAGCGCCCTGGTGAATTTGCGAGAAGATTGGATCATTTGTTGCGCTCTACCACGGATAAGGAGTATGTATTGCTGGCGTTCGGAGAAATTCTGGAGCACGTATCGACCCCGGTTTTGTTGCAGGTGAAGCAGCATTTTGCCCGGCGTAATGAGCCGCAGGATCTGCGTGTATTTTTCCCGAAAGGCAACGTAGCGAAGGCTTTCGCCATTCCGAATCAGCTTCCCGAGATGGACGATGACACTTGTCGTGCCGTCGTGCAGATGTGTGAACAGGCGCTGGTGCAGCGTTTCGCTGCCCTTCCTTCGCTTGGGAAGACGTATGTCGATCCACAGCTCCAGGATTATCTGGTTCCCTTTTCCCAAAGATCGGCGAGCAAGGCCCTTCATACGATTGTTCGGGGAAGCCGTGTGCCGATGGCGGAGGGAGATACGATTCGTTTCTTCAACTGGTGGAAGGAAGGGACTGTGAACGGTCAAGCAACGGGGCGTGTAGATATTGATCTGTCTGCGGTGATGTACGATGAGAACTGGAACTATGTGGAGCATATCTCCTATACGAATCTGCGTTCGTCCAAATACCGGGCCGCTCACAGCGGAGATATTGTGACAGCCCCTCATGGTGCGAGCGAGTTCATTGACCTGCATATTCCGTCGATTGTTGATTATGGCGGACGTTATGTGGTGGCGAGTCTGCTTTCCTTCACGAGTCATCCATATTGCGATTTGCCGGAATGCTTTGTAGGCTGGATGATGCGGAAGAAGCCGGGTTCTGGCGAGATCTTCGAGCCGTCCACGGTGGCGAACAAGATTGATATCACGGCAGATACACAGATCGCGATTCCCGTCATTATGGATCTAGTAGATCGTACAGTCATCTGGACCGATTTGGCGCTGACTAGGCACCCGGATTATTACAATAATGTCGAAGGAAATCAAAAAGGGATGGTCCTGATGGGCAAAGCCCTGACCACGCTACGCAAACCGGATCTATACGACTTGTTCATGCTGCACGCCAAGGCCCGGGGTGAACTGGTGGATACGAAGGAGCAGGCCGATACCATCTATGCGGTCGATGAAGGCGTGACCCCGTATGATATCGAGCAGATTATGGCGGAGTATTTGGCTTGA
- a CDS encoding extracellular solute-binding protein, which translates to MNMKEPKAKTPYGYQLFLTTALLTMMGVVLGGCNLLTAPSAIVESKQGSALSPLTPKAKYHISWTMHQNLPVPQDAEMLKVVEDQFGVDLDIWNMENNKYESLLDMKLAQGNIPDLFRIRQPQDLLKYQQQGVLADIPVETLNTYAPNLMRIIHEQAPAYEQTGVIDGRYYGIPVINPTNIYRTPVVYRQDWLHKLGLSVPQTLAEFEKVIYAFTFDDPDGNGIQDTYGLSSEGMNVVFGAFGQIVFADQLYFGSKDGKKVIGALEPEMKEALTYLRKWYKDGVIDPEFVTGENKGGYKHLSHAFINGKIGMTSMGNYYHWIQDGDYEDWRVERDGQVVQSPAQAVFNVKELTAKFPEARVVFGKPFTGPHGQRGSKGNDMLMSFTAIGADAVKEPGKLEMILRILDEVSASPDPDKAARMTYGVENKHWVWTPAEPRNIVIMPPYDTMFGYQNTIGANIGMTVPLKQTGEREQWAATLHLDQDGIYNALEVATPALAKYSDLLIRLKNKAYIAFISGERPISEFDEFVQEFMSAGGAEVVKEANE; encoded by the coding sequence ATGAATATGAAGGAACCGAAGGCGAAGACGCCTTATGGCTATCAGCTGTTCCTGACTACTGCACTGCTGACAATGATGGGCGTTGTTCTTGGCGGCTGCAATCTGCTGACCGCGCCCAGTGCCATTGTAGAATCGAAGCAAGGCAGCGCGTTATCCCCCCTCACGCCGAAAGCCAAATACCATATCTCGTGGACGATGCATCAGAATTTGCCTGTACCGCAAGATGCCGAGATGTTGAAGGTGGTGGAGGATCAATTCGGTGTGGATCTGGACATTTGGAATATGGAAAACAATAAATACGAGTCACTTCTCGACATGAAGCTAGCTCAAGGTAACATTCCCGACCTGTTTCGCATTCGTCAGCCACAGGACCTGCTAAAGTACCAGCAGCAAGGGGTGCTTGCCGATATTCCTGTAGAGACGCTGAACACATATGCCCCGAATCTGATGCGCATCATCCATGAACAGGCGCCTGCTTATGAGCAAACGGGTGTAATTGACGGCAGATATTACGGAATTCCTGTCATTAATCCGACCAACATCTACCGTACACCTGTGGTGTATCGGCAGGATTGGCTGCACAAGCTGGGGTTGTCTGTTCCGCAGACACTGGCGGAATTCGAGAAAGTCATCTATGCATTTACCTTTGATGATCCCGACGGCAACGGCATCCAGGATACGTACGGCTTGTCCAGTGAAGGCATGAACGTTGTATTTGGTGCCTTCGGTCAGATTGTTTTTGCAGATCAGCTGTACTTTGGCTCAAAGGATGGGAAGAAGGTCATCGGTGCTCTCGAGCCCGAGATGAAAGAGGCGCTGACTTACCTGCGTAAATGGTACAAGGATGGCGTGATCGATCCTGAGTTTGTCACAGGCGAGAATAAAGGCGGCTACAAACACCTGTCTCATGCATTCATTAACGGTAAAATCGGGATGACCTCGATGGGCAACTACTACCACTGGATTCAGGATGGCGATTATGAGGATTGGCGTGTTGAGCGTGACGGTCAAGTGGTACAAAGTCCCGCACAAGCTGTGTTTAATGTGAAAGAATTAACGGCCAAGTTCCCTGAAGCACGGGTTGTTTTCGGTAAACCGTTCACCGGACCCCACGGACAACGCGGCTCCAAAGGAAATGACATGTTAATGAGCTTCACCGCGATTGGAGCCGATGCGGTCAAAGAACCCGGCAAGCTGGAGATGATACTGCGCATTCTGGACGAAGTCAGTGCAAGCCCAGATCCAGATAAAGCAGCACGTATGACCTACGGGGTAGAAAATAAACACTGGGTCTGGACACCAGCGGAACCCCGAAACATCGTCATCATGCCGCCATATGACACCATGTTCGGGTATCAGAATACGATTGGCGCCAATATCGGCATGACTGTGCCGCTGAAACAGACGGGAGAACGGGAACAATGGGCGGCCACACTGCACCTCGATCAGGACGGTATTTATAATGCGCTGGAGGTCGCTACCCCCGCTTTGGCCAAATACAGTGATTTGTTGATCCGATTGAAAAATAAAGCCTATATCGCTTTTATCTCAGGGGAGCGGCCGATCAGTGAGTTCGATGAGTTTGTACAGGAGTTCATGTCCGCAGGAGGTGCGGAAGTGGTGAAGGAAGCGAATGAGTGA
- a CDS encoding AraC family transcriptional regulator — protein MKKWSSAWAGLAISYGSIVVVIVLLICSFFYIYFSRSYNEELQNKNQLILENTTRTIEGTILQRVQQIYLDLSLDKSVDIRLFAEPSTRSGLDSVIDLQELLKSKVAGNADMIQAIHLYYPGQNIMLSSLYGLRYNADQGEGSAYYSDWLQDMRTSKQNSLWTASRQVPQDIFSSVPGGTSGGSNALLTYTHSYPFQSTGETGDVYIAIDVKESAISSIIENMMPSQYKSTFIVNPMGNTISNANADTLGQPREYDASIRKTLQSGNAKGSFDDKIGNTSVVVSYQTLPLTGWTIYSAMPSSFYYEQSIMVQKLILGICMIAIVIGLALSAVLLRANYSPIKRLVSRIKDLSGPAATQITNEYRLIDNAFMQLNDKVSSLEETLLANSPAIKHNAVLNLLHGGYSREQWAEELTALGILHPYHAYSCLLLNTGVSHIGLSSENLPSVISRFIHGLESLSLPDSRLIAEELPDKKLAVILCTDIASEPLLDKLSQLLLSEARQQFQLDLQLSSGSWVQELADVHRSFSEAQALMKYAYFMPELHILKDRSILQREHNMDEIPQAMLAKFRDKLQSRQMDEVIVTIEQVVEHMQEGQYPADYCHFILSNMVFIYSDVVKNVRYKHPLQFGHPDLYHEYTNLHDVLAYRSWLVESVTTFVKETEKRNSERAVSTIELAKQYIEANLSEDLSLEAVGTKVFLSPKYLSKLFKEEMGVTYTDYVTSRRMEQAKVLMENNNMTIDRIASSVGYGTTAYFIKRFKEMYGCTPGHYVRNLSSAVMPEAGS, from the coding sequence ATGAAAAAATGGAGCTCCGCATGGGCGGGTTTGGCGATTTCGTACGGTTCCATCGTGGTCGTCATTGTGCTGCTCATCTGCTCTTTCTTCTATATCTATTTCTCGCGCAGTTACAATGAGGAATTGCAGAACAAGAATCAGCTGATTCTGGAAAATACAACACGAACCATTGAAGGAACGATCCTGCAAAGGGTGCAGCAGATCTACCTGGACTTGTCACTCGACAAGTCTGTGGATATTCGACTGTTCGCGGAACCATCTACCCGGAGTGGGCTGGACAGTGTCATTGACCTACAGGAGTTACTTAAGTCCAAGGTTGCCGGCAACGCGGACATGATTCAGGCCATACATCTTTATTATCCTGGACAAAATATTATGCTTTCTTCGCTTTACGGCCTGCGCTACAACGCCGATCAAGGGGAAGGCTCGGCTTATTATTCAGATTGGCTTCAGGACATGCGCACCAGCAAGCAAAATAGCCTGTGGACGGCTTCACGCCAGGTTCCGCAGGACATTTTCTCCAGTGTGCCAGGTGGCACAAGTGGCGGCAGCAACGCCCTGTTGACGTACACGCACAGCTATCCTTTTCAGTCCACTGGCGAGACCGGAGATGTCTATATTGCAATAGATGTTAAAGAAAGCGCGATTAGCAGCATCATCGAGAATATGATGCCCTCACAATACAAAAGCACATTTATCGTTAACCCGATGGGTAACACCATTAGCAATGCCAATGCAGATACTCTTGGGCAGCCGCGGGAATACGATGCCAGTATCAGGAAAACACTGCAGTCCGGAAACGCCAAGGGCAGCTTTGACGATAAGATTGGCAATACATCGGTTGTTGTGTCCTACCAGACCCTGCCTTTGACAGGATGGACTATCTATAGCGCAATGCCGTCCAGCTTCTATTATGAGCAGTCGATCATGGTACAGAAGCTCATCCTCGGCATCTGCATGATCGCCATCGTGATCGGTCTGGCGCTGTCAGCCGTTTTGCTCAGAGCCAACTACAGCCCGATCAAACGCCTCGTCAGCCGGATTAAGGACCTATCCGGTCCGGCAGCAACGCAGATTACGAATGAATACCGGCTGATCGACAATGCCTTCATGCAATTAAACGATAAGGTGAGCAGCCTTGAGGAAACGCTGCTGGCGAACAGTCCGGCAATCAAGCACAACGCTGTACTGAATCTGCTGCATGGCGGCTATAGCCGAGAACAGTGGGCAGAAGAACTGACTGCACTGGGCATCTTACACCCATATCATGCATACAGCTGTTTGCTTCTAAATACCGGAGTATCCCACATCGGACTTAGCTCGGAGAACCTGCCATCCGTCATATCGAGATTTATCCATGGGCTGGAGTCCCTGTCCTTACCGGACAGCCGCCTGATTGCCGAGGAACTGCCGGACAAGAAGCTGGCGGTTATTCTGTGTACGGATATAGCGTCTGAACCGCTGCTGGACAAGCTGTCCCAGCTTCTATTGTCAGAGGCACGACAGCAGTTCCAGCTTGATCTCCAGCTGTCGTCAGGCTCCTGGGTGCAGGAGCTGGCCGATGTGCACAGAAGCTTCAGCGAGGCCCAGGCGTTGATGAAATATGCGTATTTCATGCCCGAGCTCCATATTCTGAAGGACCGCAGCATTCTCCAGCGGGAGCACAATATGGATGAAATTCCTCAGGCGATGCTAGCCAAGTTCAGGGACAAACTCCAGAGCAGGCAGATGGATGAAGTGATAGTGACTATTGAACAGGTGGTTGAACATATGCAGGAAGGGCAATATCCCGCTGACTATTGCCATTTTATCCTGTCGAACATGGTATTTATCTATTCGGATGTGGTGAAAAACGTACGATACAAGCACCCCCTTCAGTTCGGCCACCCTGATCTGTATCATGAATACACGAATCTCCATGATGTTCTCGCGTACCGCAGCTGGCTGGTGGAGTCGGTCACAACATTTGTTAAAGAAACCGAGAAGCGCAACAGTGAGCGGGCCGTATCGACCATTGAACTGGCGAAGCAGTATATTGAAGCCAATCTGTCCGAAGACCTCTCGTTGGAAGCTGTTGGAACGAAGGTATTTCTTAGTCCAAAATATCTGAGCAAGCTCTTTAAGGAAGAGATGGGTGTTACCTATACCGACTATGTGACATCCCGCCGAATGGAACAGGCAAAGGTATTGATGGAGAACAACAATATGACCATTGATCGGATCGCAAGCTCCGTCGGGTATGGCACCACAGCCTACTTTATAAAACGCTTCAAGGAAATGTACGGCTGCACACCGGGTCATTATGTACGCAACCTCTCTTCGGCAGTGATGCCAGAGGCCGGATCATGA